Proteins from one Cicer arietinum cultivar CDC Frontier isolate Library 1 chromosome 3, Cicar.CDCFrontier_v2.0, whole genome shotgun sequence genomic window:
- the LOC101491534 gene encoding uncharacterized protein, with protein MVDHQTVCCMCGDVGFLDKLFRCNKCNHRFQHSYCSNYYGELQEIQLCDWCQSEEKNPRHIGSNSKKPMTGNEIVANRSDYSAEKIVKQHDREDSGGSEKGKSPSPSPRTATRRYKLLKDVMC; from the exons ATGGTGGATCATCAAACCGTTTGCTGCATGTGCGGTGACGTTGGTTTCCTTGACAAGCTTTTCCGCTGCAACAAATGTAACCACCGCTTTCAACACTC GTATTGTAGCAACTACTATGGAGAATTACAGGAGATACAACTGTGCGATTGGTGCCAAAGTGAAGAGAAGAATCCAAGACATATTGGCTCCAACTCAAAGAAACCGATGACCGGTAACGAGATCGTCGCAAATCGTTCGGATTATTCTGCTGAAAAAATTGTGAAGCAACATGATCGGGAAGATAGTGGCGGCTCAGAGAAAGGGAAGAGTCCCTCTCCGTCGCCTAGAACCGCCACACGTAGGTACAAGCTTCTTAAGGATGTAATGTGTTAG